In Haliaeetus albicilla chromosome 26, bHalAlb1.1, whole genome shotgun sequence, the sequence AGCCAAAAAGGGAGCGAGCAGTAACATAAGAGCACTGGGACTTTGCTGCCATCTCAGCCCTGCCCAGAAGAGCCCGGTCACCCTCTGTCACCCATTGGGACCCACTCCCAGCACCCATGCCAGGTATTTTGGCAGGACTGATTTACGGGGTGGGCACCTGCTGGATCTTAATCCCCACTTCCCCTGATTTTACATAAGCCAGGATAAAAAGCTGCTAAGACTCAGCTCAAGTCTATCAAAGCTACGGAAGTTGGTGCAATCGGAGATCACACCGAGAAGCATGCTGCTCAAGTCCTTAACTCACACtgcaattattttatattattattttatacagTCATCGTACGCCTCTGAGAGCCCTAGCTATCAGCTGTAGGTTCCCCTTCCTCATTCTTTTTGGTGGAAAACTGTGCTGGGTCATTGAAAGTCAGGGTAGAGGTTTTCAGACATGGACTTAGCCATTCTTCAGTACACAAAATAAACCTCTCTCCCTGCCTTGCACTCTCCATGGTCAGCCTCTCTCatcgattaaaaaaaaaaaaaaaaaaaatctactaaCAACCAAGGCTGGGATGTTCCCACTGCTCCTCTCAGATGCCGACGACAGATAAACCTAGGCACTAAATAGAGAAAGTTGATCCTGATGTTTACCACATAATAAGCAACGATCTTTATCTCGCAATAAATTCCCTCCAAGGGCTGGGCAGGAATCATTTCAGCTGTTCCTCTAACGTGCACGAGCTCTGGGTGAGCTCAGAGAGCTGACCAGGAATCACACATCTGCTCAGAGGTCTGAGACCACAGTGTAGGCAAGAAGTTTGGGGTTTAACCCATCACCTGGGATCTCACGTTGACCCTTTCTTGGCACCTCGGTTGCCTTACACACAAAACCACTGCAAGACTCTCGCCTACGGTGATACTGTGAGAAACACCAGCTTTGCAGGACACTCATTAagcatggggggaaaaaataatctatatCATTCAGATTTTAAAGAACAAGAAGCTTTTTCATGGCTGCAGCAGGTACAGGTCTGGTTTTTGGGTGGCAGTACACAACACACCCCAAATGAGGTGCTCCAGCTACCAACGGTCCTGAGGTTTCTGCTTTTACCTTAAGCcacaggaagaaagcaaaaggcaaTTTAAAATAGCTGGGTAAGGATATGACAACATGACCTTCCAGCAACAGGAAACAAGGCTGTTCTTCCTTTGCCCACTTGTTTGGCAGATACCGTGTGCGGTTTTGGCTGTTTACTTGCCCTTACACACGCTGATAACAGGAACACTCGGCTCTTTTTTTGGTGCTTGTTTTCCTCCCTGGAACACATCCCATAGCCAGGTCTCTCGGATCAGCCACATTTGCAATGCAGAGCATTATTAGGCTGAAATTCAGCAAAGCCTGAATTAAAAAGTTTATCTTCCAGGGAGATGGAAGTCTCCACAGCAGGAGGGgagctttttattaaaaaaaaaaaaaatctttaaaggtAGCATAACTATtttcattgaagtcaatgggaatttATCAGCTAcgctaatgaaaaaaaattaaaacagatgtttaaaaaaccagaaattttaGCTTTAGCTAAGAGATCCTTGTGGAAAAGCTTTCAAGCCTGCAGTAACCACAAAGGAGATGGGAGGTCTTGCTCATGGCCACGGACAATTTCAGAAGTAATTCATGGGTCAAAGTCTCCATTTCCAAAGCAAGACAGACTTTGCCTCCCAAGTCACCACTGAGCTTTGCAAAACTTTCCCCTACAGATATTTCTCACGTGGGCAAGATAGGGCAAGGATTGCACCCTGGCTTGGGAGAGGCAAAGGGTGTCTTTACAACACCCCAGTGACTAATATAACGCCAATAAATTGATTTCCAACCCCTCTAGCCTTCAGTCAAGCAGGCCAGGGGAGCTATGGCCAAGCTGGCTGAGATAAGGTTGGTCAGAGGGACGGGGTGTCCAGGACCAGACTCTCCCAGCCTCAACCTGCTGCTGGGACCCAAGTCTGCGTGCAACAAGGAAGAGCAAAGGCATTTGCTAAAGATATCTGAGAGCTGGGAGCACGTCTATGCCGATACACCttagtgcaagagaagaaagctgGGCTGGCAGATGTGAAACATGAAGTCTTGTATTCATCCACCCAAGAGGAGCAGCACGAGAAACAACAACGTCCATTTCCTCGCCGTGCCCTCCCCGCAAGCCTCAACAACAGCAGCTCAGGTGGTTCAAGAGTTCATTCCGCACTGAACCTCTGCCCACGCTGGCAATGGCGCTGGGTTCAGAGCTGAAGCACCCGGGGCCGGCCTGCCGGTGCTACAGGCGGTGACCAAAAGCAATCCCTTGGCCAAGTGGGCTGCAAACACCACCACGGTCCACAGGACAACTCCCCTCGAATGGCAACAAGAACTTAACAACAACCCTCTTGAGACCTCGTTGGCATCCCTGAACTCAAAATCCTCCTGCACCCTACGTGTGTTCTCAGGCATACCCAAAATGTCTAATTTTACAGGCTTGAAACACAGCACTTGCACATGAAATGAGATACAGACTGAAGGATCCAAGTGCTCACTTGCTACGTGTGGCAGAAACTACAGGGAAAACTGCCAGTTTGGGGCAGGACACTGGATTAAGTTGTACGCATTGCTACAAGTGACCTATCACTGGATCTGGGGACAGGAAATACTGAAGACAGCTAAAAATCTACAGACCAATCTTCAGATCTGATTGCAGAACTAGGTATGAAGGTCAAGGCAGGGAGATAAGTAGATGAACTACCCGTTACCCGCAATTAACCTACAGCTCATCTGCTCATCTGTGGAAGCCGACCGCTTGCACACAAAACCCATCCTGATCCCAGGATAACACACACGAGCTCAAACCCAAAAGCATGGGCACAGAAGCTGGACTGGGAGCTGACAACTCGTTAACCCACAGCAACACCATCATGTTAGACAGCATCCATACCCCAATTCTTGAAGCACATTCAATTACTACATCCCTGGAGCGGGATAAATAGGATTGACAAAATAGTAGACCTTTGTGCCACCACATACACATCCTCTGCTCTTACTAGAGGTACCTCAACTCCATCAGCATGTGAACAAATAGGACAAACACCAGCAGGCTCTTGGTAATCAGCCCCAAGGAACCCACCACAGCGAGCGCAGCTGACCGAGTCCTTCAGCAGCTTACTCTGCCTTAAGAATTTACTTCACCCAGTTCTCAAGCCAGCTATAATTAAACTCAGGCACACAGCTACTAGACAATAACCGAAGGAGACACAATAGGAATCACAAAGCCATCAGCCCAAGACACTTTCCACTTCTCTCCCTGGCCTTTCTGCAGACGCTTTGCCCGATTGACTCGCACcaaaaaccaggacacatggtGAGAGCGTATCTTCACACAGCATTTGCCATTTCATAGTAAACCAGCAGCACGAGGCAAACATAAGCTTGTTATTAGCGAAGAGCAGAATCTGGGCCATCTGATGTTTTAAACTTACTTATTAATTCAGCTGCGGCTGGTAAAAGCACAATTCGAAAAAGACGTGTGAATTCAAATAACCAGTTCCCTGTCTAATCCACTTGCACTGCTTTCTACTGCAGTGCAGTTAATTAAATGGTTCTCTTTGTAAATCCACTTTCCCCAGAAGTCTCATTAGCCAAATTAATATGATGCATATAGAGCACTTAACCCTTCAAAGAGACCAGTTTTAACAAAAGCCTGGCTTTACCTGGCAGCTGAAGCATCCCTCCAACCAATTCAGAAGGCAGAGGGGCAGACCCAGCACACAAAAAACAGCTCACTATTACAAAGCAACCATAGAATCATCCCACGATACCTCCAAGCCTCTAGAATAAATATGTAATGTAAAGGAGACAGGGAACGATCTCCTGGTTAAATACACAGTGAAATCTGAGTCAGAGAGGCAGACCTCTTCTGGAACAGCCACCAACGGCCCCGTTTGCCATAACACAACAAGTCAAAGCATACCCAAAAAGTGGGAGAGTGCCCAACCCTTGAAACACATGCCCGGTTACCCAACCAGCTAGCCAGCTCGTGAAAAACACCTCCTTTATTTGGGTTACGCTAACAGATTACTCGTCTCCTGTTGGCATCAACCACCCAGCCAAGTTAAAGAGGTTGAGGCATGCCTCCCTCCCTTTATTACTACCAGCCCCAAACCTTTTGTACAACCCTCCCTTTATTACTACCAGCCCCAAACCTTTTGTACAACCAAACGATACCAGATTCAGAGGTCGTATCTCAACAGAACATGAAATACATtgcaaaaatatgaattttaacTACAAACACCAACTTCTAGAAGAAAAGGCATCTCACGAgtctcccctccctgcttccctccccTTGTTACCAGCAATATCTACAATTGCTCCCATTTACAATGAACAGCTTAACTTAAATGCTTACACCAGCATCCCATAAACACACAGATAGCTTTGCCTAATCATTAGCTTGGCTTTCCATATCAATATATACATTATAAATAGTATTCTAGGTTAAAGCAGTGTTAATTCAAGCAGTTCATGAAGTCAAAATAACAGCTCTAGCTTGCCAAGCTGAAAACCTGTACTTTTACCCACGCAGCTTCTTGCCCCAGGTAGGCAGAGAAACGTCACATTCATTAACAGGAGcccccaaagcaaacacagaagcTACATCGAAGAGTTTTCTCCTTTGCTCCCATCCCCAGAGTGGACAGGAGCAGCACGTTGTCCAAAGCAAACACGTTAGTAAAAGTTAGTAGACTGaagaatcaaggaaaaaaaaaaaggcaaacaacaaaaccatcTTCTTTTACATTACAATTCAGTTCAACCTCTTAAACCCCCTTACCTGTTTTAGGGATTTACACAGCTCTTTGCCCCAGGAACAGACACCTTGCAGAGCAAAATCATGGCATCCTTTCGTTGAAAGGCACCTGCAGCCTAGCAATGATCCTGCATGGCTGCAGGACAGCACTAGGTTCGTTATCCACAGGAGGTTAAAGTATGTCAAGGCAATCAGGGCAAGCTTGCATTTCAAGGTGTCTTCATCTGCATGTCACATTAATTCTAACAGACCGGCAAGCATAACACGAGAGGTTTCTGAAGCCAACGATGCAGCAGTGTTAGCTTCCTCTTGATGTCTGCGGTTGTCAAATGTGCCCCGAAGTCTCCTGCAGCAAACATGGAGTTGTACTCCTGCACTGAACAGCCTTCCACAGCTCAGGAGCCCCCAGTACAGGAGAATGCAGCAACTACAGCACACAACATTTTCAGGCCgcctccatttttttcctctcacaatCTGTACTACACAGTGAGGCGACTGCAAGCAAACATGCAGTCGTACCTGGGACGCGATCAGGGTGCATGCACATCCGAGGCGTGTGGAACCATTTGCTTCAAAACCGGTCAAAATAAGGCACTGAGACACCAACGCAAAGGTTTTAAATTACCGACTCTAGCTCTCAGGAACTCTTCATCCATTCAGCACTAAACCCATCACTGCATAACTGCTGAAAAGCCCCTGGAGATGGAGGAGCGCCTCGCGTATGGCAGGAAAGGCTTTATTAACATCATTTAAACACTTTTAAGGactcatttctctttttcttttggtaatTTGGTGCAAAGGTTTACGTGCAAGATTCAAAGCAATTTCaaactttttcttcaaaattaaaaaaaaaaaaatcaaaactaaagCCAAACGTGTTGGGTgaacaaaataaatcagaaactTAAAATTCAGGAACTCCAGCTCTTCAAACCAGCGAAGCCCCAGACTTGTACACCGTTCTGAGACTCAGGGTGGTGCTTCCCTGCTTCTTGCATGCCAGCATCAGCACCGCTTCCTCGTCAAGGTGAGGAGTAAAGCAGCAAGTGACCCCCTTTTTCACTGCAAACAAAGGGGGTGCCACAGCAAGACAATCAACTAGATTTCTTCAGATTTGGTACAACAGGCTGGTCAACGCGAAAGTGTCGGTTCTCCCTGCTTCTTGCTCAAGACCCACAACTATCAGATCAAACattgagcagcagcagcaaccccTCCGCTGCAAACAAAGGGGTCAAACGTTTGTCGTCAATTCACTTCCAGGCAGAAAAACCATTTTCCTcaaaagaaacaatttatttagaatgaaacaaaatcagCTCAACTGTGAGCGCATGTTTGAGTGACAGCTACTTTTAAGCTGTGTGAGCCATAAAAAGGGTATTCCTTTACTTTTCCAGCAATCTTGTGTACACAGCACAAAGCAAAgaggtcatttttttttccacttaaacaCGGGCATTGGCATCACAATAGCAGatacacaactttttttttaaagctgccaTTTTAGTAAAATGCACAAATACTAAACAGATAAGCTTTCTTCCATCAAGAGGCCCATGTAAATTCCACATAagccacagcttctcttccCAAAGGTCCATTAGAGCTTGGTATCCCATGCGGTTGTCTTCTGCAGTCCACCAGCTTTGCttgcaggaggaaagaaaatgttatttcaatacaaatgcatacaacagattttttcccctccctacATTATACAGATGAACATAAAGAGCTACAAGGCCTTTCTGAATATTCTACTTGGACTTCAAAAAGCAACAATACCACCCACGGGCACGAAACCTTGAAATGAAGTCACCTTCTATGTATAGATGCATAACAAGTAGTGCAGGGCTTCTTTTTGGACCAAGGTTAAACTAGGCATACAGTACTGATGATTATTCAACTTTCAGAAACAGTTAATGGGACACGTCAAAATAATTAACCATGAGAAAAACCAACTGAATTATTGATAATTCGGTTGACTTTCCTCAAAGAGTATTTCCTGAAGGCAACTTATCAACAAAAACATGAAATGTAGTGTTAcatgtttctcttttgttctcattttgctGCGTAATTCTAACAGCAGACAACTCCAATATTAAAGAAAAGGTCAAATCAAAGACACAcctaatataatttaaaattgttaCTATTCAAGTAATATTTCTCATCCATCATTTTCACACAATCAAAACTGCATGAAGTTGAATATTCAATTAACCATTCTCTGAACCATATGGTCTGCCTTAAGCCTAATAATACAAAAATCATTGCATCATTCAATTTATAAGTCATTGGAATATCTGTCCTTCGGTGCTATCTGCAGAAAGTAATAAAGGGGGAAACAAAGGGGAAAGAACCCCAAAAGCTCTACAGTCACATTGCAAGAATTTCTTCCACCTTTGTTTCTGTTCAACGGGCATACAGCAGACTCCCCAGGAGTACTGCCCTCaacactgtttttcttaaagccaGGAACTACAGTTTTCCAAGCCATTTTTCCCTGAGTCCTCAGAGTTTTTGAACCTGTCTTCACAATTTTGAttcactcctcctccccattAATACTTAAGGCCTTTCACCTCAGTTACCATTAACCAGATGGTTCCCTAACCACTGCAAGAAATCTAAAACTCTCTTCTTCACCCTCCACAGGGGGCTGAGCAAGTTGTCACCAAAACATTTCAATCCTTTAACatccttgtaaaaaaaaaaaaaaagaaaaagaaaaaaagaaaaaaaaaaaagagagaagtgggGTAAGATTTGTCTGCCTGGCACATAACGCCCTTCTCTCTCTATGATGCTTACAAGGATGCGTTGGTATTTGTAACCCAGAAGCCTGAAACCTCTGGAGCTGAGGGTAACCTCAGTGTTCATGGCGCAGTCCCAGTGAAGAGCAGACCGTACACTAGACGGGCGCAAAGCAAGCCACTGGCCGGCAGCCAAGGAAGTTGCGTAAagtttccaattaaaaaaaaaacaaaaaaaacccaactaaaatCTTAAACAAAAGTATGAGTCATTTGAGGTTCTTTCCCCAAAGCATAAAGCACAACTATGAAATGATTCAGGAAAAGGACATCCTTTTTCCACGCTAATTCAACAGACTAATGAAATATAGGAACATCAGCTGCACACAACGTTAGAAGAAATACCGAGCTCTCGCTAGAGCAAGATAATGCCAAACACAACTAGAGAGCTAAAGTCTGCTACATCTGTTTTGCTCTATACAGAAGTGGTATTACATACGGACTTCTACTCGCATTCAGCCCTGGCAAAGACGACTTTTAGTGGACAGTTACTCCAATGGTGCACGCTTCAGAGCCTAagagaaaagcacagctgaCCAAGCTGTACCAGCCTTGATGGCAGCACGTGAACTTAAGTGCCGgcaaaaaaaatgttgccaGTCAACTATGTTTTGACATTAAGAACCCTCAAAGGGTGTTAAAATCCTTGCTTACAAAACAGAGCAGCAACCACAAATAAACCAGATTTAAAGAAGCAGGTACTCCATTAAATAAGGAACCAGAAAACCTGGAGTCAAATAGAGCCTCGCCTGTTCCTTATTACCCTCCAGCGCAGCACAATTTTGACTCATAAAAGCCTGTGGCAGGTATAACCACTGCtattttacaaggaaaaatggAAGTGCACCTAGGATGCTCTTTCCAAAAGGGTTCTCACACTAAGTTTGCTTTGACAAGCTATGTTGACCCCAAGTTTTATGGGTTTTAAAAACAGGTGCCTACTGCATATCAGTGTAACAAACACTGTTCTCAGCAAGTTTAAGTGTTGAACACAAATTACGTtagtgcttctttttttttttggttttgggcaGATTTGAATTCCCAGCAGTTcaagtttctttcctttaaaactcTGCACTTGTAAGTGACTCATGTCAGATGCAAGGAGAAAACTCACTCTAAATGCAAGCAGCGCTTCAAGTGAGTTAGCAGCAGTGTTTATTACCTGCTGACACACAACAGACACCTGCTAGAATTAAAACAGACATTCTTTGCAGTAAGTGGTAAATACGCTGTATCTTCTAAAACATATAGTTATTTGCGTTATCCgtgtcattttgaaaaattctCATTGTTAATAGTAAGATGAACAGCTGAATTCTGCCATCTATTACATTCACGCTGAAGGACAACAACCCAGAAATCCTGGATTTTACCCTCAAACATTTAAGAGCATTAAATGAGGCTTGTACGttttcatttacaaagaaaagtagccataaaaacaaaatctgttttcaagaTATGCTGCCACATTCAAGTCCTCAGTTCACCGCAATGCTTGGGATACTACGTCTACTCATGCCGGTCAGGTAAAGGAAATCAAAGCCCACTTAAACCAAAGCACTCTCTGACGAGTGGTTCAGTAAAGCTGTATTACACAAATTCATATTTCTGCGACAGCGAATCTCGAGCAAGTACAGTCACACTTCAGAACTGTTATGcccataaaatacattcaagaCATTTCCTCCTTCATCTACTATTCTGCATTTTGAACTCAATTTTTGCATCATGCAAGTTGAAATAGAAATCAACCTGTGCCTGTATCAATTGCCCAAGCAATATATCAGAGGATCTACCTAGTGAAGCAGCATCGCTTTTACATTGCCCAAGTCTCTGAAAATGTGGCTAAGTGCAAGACTACATTCTGGGTTTAAGTGCAAGATTACAATTTTGGGGCCTGTAAATAGATACAGTTAGATTTACACTTCAGTTTAGAAGTTAGCTGCAACATCCTTTCAGTTGTTAAACAAAACAACAGGGATTTAgatcccttcttccctcctaaATGCCTGTATTAGCAAGATGGCCAAGACAGCTGGAGAAAAGTGCCCAatgagtggggaaaaaacttAAGAGAAAAGGAACTAAGTTCtttgaaaaaagcaaactgatCCTCCTAGaatcacaggaacaagagctcAAACCTCAGCATCCAGGAGTACTTTTAATACTTCTCCAAGATGCTAAAACCACTTTACTCCAGATGCCTATAAAATGATAAACCTCATGTAATGCCCACTGTACTGTACCTGAAAAGTCCCTAGCAGACAGCAGTTTCTTGCTATTAACAAAGAGGTAAAATGTTAATGAGAACTTTTATGTAATTAAATTATCACAGAATTAAAACCATCTCTGGAGAGAAGCACACTTGCTCAGAGTTTGCACTGTGGAACCAGACCCCACTGTACCTGCAACTCTTtgaaaaaaggcagtaaaaacaaaaaaccacaatatAACTAAAGTTAATTCTTAAAGCACCTCCTTGTTTCCTGCATACCAGAGTAAGCACAAGACATTCATGGTTTGTAACAAAGTCCTCAGCTATTTACCAAACATTGTCACTGCTACAAACCCAAAGTGCATATATGGGATACAACAGAACTCAGAGAAATAGGAGAAATACACCTGTTAAAAAAGCATACCTTCAGTGCATGCATTTTGAGGGGCTGGATGAAATTATCAAACACCCAATAAAGGAATTAAATGTTCTGCAGTGTACCCGAGAGCAGGTGCTGGTCACCTGAAAGACATCAACCTTGAGCCATGCAACTCAAAGGGAAACCATTCAGGCTCCTGAGGAAAGGGATCATGCGTGCCAAAGGGCCGCTGGCCTGAGGCCGTCACAGAATTTCAAGGACTCAAAAAATGAGTTGACACCAGTCCGCTAGTAAGAATGTGGTCTTCCATTTAAACTACTGAGTGCTTTAAATCTGGTCTTTTAGGTTTGTAACTCTATCGAGGATGAGCTATTgaacttgctttaaaaaacatgaaatgaaaaaaggacACGACTCAAAATTAAGAAGGCAGGAGTTtgttcttcccccccccccagtttttttctttttttttttttttcttttttaaatcaaagcagGCCTAGCCTTCCTGCTATCCCCACTGAGAGGGGATTCTCAAAATATCCTATTCACGCTAATGCCTAACCAAACTTTCTGGCTTCTAACTTTATAGAAAAATGTAGTAACAGAAAAACGGGCAGGGAGAGTCACCTACAAACAAAgatctaatttaaaataatgacagGGCTGGCTAAGGCTGTATCCCATAGCACCTGGCACACGCTGGAGGGGCTGTGTGGAGGAGTAGGCAGGGTTGGGGACAGAGAACACGAGGGCCTTAGGACGCCCCACGGACAATGATCATGACCAGATAGTCGTCCTCTGATTTGGCCAGCGCCTTGGCCGTGGAGTCCAGGAATTGCTGGGAGAAATCGCAGGGTGGAAAGGCGTGCAGGACCCCGCTGTTCTCCTTGTCTTTGTTACCCCCCACAGGGAGGCTGATCACCCCAGCAGCCTGCTTTTGCTTTAGATAGGACACCAGATTCCTGAGTGGCCTCTGGGTGGAGGTGGTGGCAGCCTCACTAGCTCCGGCTGCAGAGCGGTTGTCTGATGCGCCAGGCACAGCCAAAAGGATGGCGTAGCCGTTGGGACCCGCCACTTTGATGCGACGATTGACCTCGTCCAGCTTGGGCTGGTCCAGACGAAGACGTTGGGTGATCTTGAGCTGAGCTACTTTCCCACCAGTTGCTCCCTCCACGAGGAGACTGCTGGCAACACCGAGGTCCCCCTGAAGCAGATGCATATTGGACGGGaagttgctgttcttcagcagAAGCATCCCCTGCCAAGCCAAGCACAGCTTGGGGGCTCCCCCGGCCTGCGATGCtccatcctgctgctgtttctgaggAGGAGGTTTGAGGCGGGAGCCTCCGCCACCTCCTTCTGTAGCACGCTCATCCTTTTTGGCTGGACTTTTGCACTCCTGCGCGGCAGCTGCCGCAGAAGCACGATGCTTACGCTCCCGTTCGGCAGAATTCTTGCGGTCACGCTTTTCGTTCTGACCCCGCTCCAGGCTGCCCCTGCGTGATTCCCGGACAGGCGAGGGCCGCTCCAACAGGAGCAAGCGGGAGGACGAGCGCTCGGGGTCACTACTGTAACGCTCCCTGCCTCCAAGGAGCTCGGGGCTGCGGTCCGGTGGAGAGGTTGTGGCTAAACAGTGACGCTTACGGGAGGAAGAAGAACGCTCACTGTCTGGAGAGCGGTCTAAGTGCCGGCCTCCATCCTCTGCCAGTCTCCGTTTCCTAGGCTGATCCCTACTACTACTGCCCAATTCCCTCTCCCCTCGGTCCCGCTCCAAGGACCAACCATCCCGGCGGCGCTCTAGGCTTTCCAGTGGGTCATAGGCAGCTGCCCGATTACTCCTATCCCGtacagggggtggggggggcacccactcTGTCTCAGGATAAAGGTCTCTGTCACGGTCTCTATAGAGTAACGGTGGTGTCCTGTCCCGGGCCCCCCGAAGAGGATCAGGTGGGGCTCCCCGGTGAGCCCCAAAAGCAGCCGCCTCCGCCACGAGCTCGTAATGAGCAGGGGGTGGCAAGGGCAGAGGCTGCAGGTAGGGCTGCTGGTACCGATGCTCAGTGTCAGCAAAGTCTACGCGGAGCCGGCGATCTGGCCCACCCAAGGGAAAACCACGCATGTGGGTGCACGCTGCCTGCGCCGCGTCCAAGCTCTCATACTGGATATAGGCCCATGAATCACCTTTGCGGTAATCGATAGTGCGAATGGTGCCAAACCGATCAAACTCCCTGGCCAGGGCAGCGAGAGGCACCCAGGGCCCAAGGCCACCCACCCAGAGCCTGGTAGTTGGAGTGGCTTTACCATACCCAATCTTGATGGGGTTGCGCAGAAGCACCTTTCCTGACATGGCCAACTTGGCCCGGTGCGCCATGTCCAGATTTTCAAATTTAAGAAAACCATATGTGCTGGTCTGCCCACGCCCCGGCCTTTTGATGTCCACCTCAGTGATGACCCCAAAACGGTCAAAAGCTCGGCGTAAATCTGACTCGCTCACGGTGATGTCCAGGTTGCCCAGGAACAACGTGCGGTTGGCTCTCTGGTCATCCTCGGGGCTGATCTCCTCCTCGCCGGCGGCTCCAgcac encodes:
- the RBM15 gene encoding RNA-binding protein 15 codes for the protein MKGKERSPAKAKRSRGGGGGEDSASSSSSARGERSSKKPSGSGGSNGSGGKAAAAAAASNESNSGSSRRGAHPDKAGRAGSREYEAGAAAAAAGGGGSRHGYGGGGSGKTAEASRSSSSRGGGGESRAPAAAPSSSSSESGGGGGEYKTLKISELGSALSDEAVEDGLFHEFKRFGDVSVKISRLPPGTGAADERVAFVNFRRPEDARAAKHARGRLVLYDRPLKIEAVYVGGGGGSSRRRSSRSPALLDKESPYGTAAVGVVAAAAAAVRHPPAGATQRALSPAGSGGALGYRDYRLQQLALGRLPPPPPLPRELERERDYGGFYEARVRPAYGLERVAGVAAAGGFRGGGGGAGAAGEEEISPEDDQRANRTLFLGNLDITVSESDLRRAFDRFGVITEVDIKRPGRGQTSTYGFLKFENLDMAHRAKLAMSGKVLLRNPIKIGYGKATPTTRLWVGGLGPWVPLAALAREFDRFGTIRTIDYRKGDSWAYIQYESLDAAQAACTHMRGFPLGGPDRRLRVDFADTEHRYQQPYLQPLPLPPPAHYELVAEAAAFGAHRGAPPDPLRGARDRTPPLLYRDRDRDLYPETEWVPPPPPVRDRSNRAAAYDPLESLERRRDGWSLERDRGERELGSSSRDQPRKRRLAEDGGRHLDRSPDSERSSSSRKRHCLATTSPPDRSPELLGGRERYSSDPERSSSRLLLLERPSPVRESRRGSLERGQNEKRDRKNSAERERKHRASAAAAAQECKSPAKKDERATEGGGGGSRLKPPPQKQQQDGASQAGGAPKLCLAWQGMLLLKNSNFPSNMHLLQGDLGVASSLLVEGATGGKVAQLKITQRLRLDQPKLDEVNRRIKVAGPNGYAILLAVPGASDNRSAAGASEAATTSTQRPLRNLVSYLKQKQAAGVISLPVGGNKDKENSGVLHAFPPCDFSQQFLDSTAKALAKSEDDYLVMIIVRGAS